A single genomic interval of Gossypium raimondii isolate GPD5lz chromosome 11, ASM2569854v1, whole genome shotgun sequence harbors:
- the LOC105800963 gene encoding 1-aminocyclopropane-1-carboxylate oxidase homolog yields the protein METFNGVDKYDYAKELKEFVDTKAGVKGLVDSGLAKIPRIFIRPEEDQSSLQTTCTTHLQVPVIDLNGLESGQRIQIVNNIRQAAQTWGCFLVINNGFPVSLQETILDRARQFHEQPQEVKAPWYSLDAQRRVRFYSNGYFSASTSAQWRDILTFFHVEELQKEQIPQVCR from the coding sequence ATGGAGACCTTTAATGGCGTTGACAAATATGACTATGCAAAAGAGCTGAAGGAATTCGTTGACACAAAAGCTGGAGTGAAAGGGCTTGTGGATTCCGGACTTGCAAAGATTCCTAGAATATTCATCAGGCCGGAAGAGGATCAATCATCTTTACAAACCACTTGTACCACTCATCTCCAGGTTCCTGTAATCGACTTGAATGGCTTAGAGAGTGGGCAGCGAATCCAGATTGTCAACAACATACGCCAAGCAGCTCAAACATGGGGTTGCTTCCTTGTCATCAACAATGGGTTCCCAGTTTCCTTGCAAGAAACTATATTGGACAGAGCACGCCAGTTCCACGAGCAACCCCAGGAGGTGAAAGCACCATGGTACTCACTGGATGCCCAAAGAAGGGTCAGGTTCTACAGCAATGGATATTTCAGTGCATCGACCTCGGCACAATGGAGGgacattttaacctttttccATGTTGAAGAGCTTCAGAAAGAACAAATCCCTCAAGTTTGCAGGTAG